One Pseudomonas lalucatii genomic window carries:
- a CDS encoding AhpA/YtjB family protein has protein sequence MNRPVPVKPDNLFLLLFQALRQRRVPLALRIASHSLLLVALALVIYAWVIGMQFKQAMQQQAEALGTSLITQTAASATELLVSNDILSLNVLLNNLVKNPLVAHAAIYSVDNRILAEAGARPSKSMLGETEGLYSTPITFQEVIAGQLRISLDMRQFQQPMTISLQSMGILSLILLALALSLSLRLGRHISTPLLQLRVWLRDPDDPAPGAGRLDEIGDLARQLQARLVPEKPEPEPAADYDEMEAEDDFAELAEPHDDEPGFAVPNLNDEALDAFDERNDAEGDPFAELRDDAPPAPAAAPSAAQASAVLAIQLGAQEQLRRLPRARLLDLLQRYRDCLSQAAALYQGELHTLGDGSSLMLFHSRDNDDYLSHALCCGELMRALGHALQIEVADSGITLQLQLGLTQGDALLDLSQGDLLLSETAQNALALSQHSRNLLLLERRIAADPQVQQCSRIRAIASPDGACCVERLLEPYPSLLERQLARMHESR, from the coding sequence GTGAACCGGCCCGTCCCCGTTAAACCCGACAACCTCTTCCTCCTGCTGTTCCAGGCCCTGCGCCAGCGCCGCGTGCCCCTGGCCCTGCGCATCGCCAGCCACAGCCTGCTGCTGGTGGCGCTGGCCCTGGTGATTTACGCCTGGGTGATCGGCATGCAGTTCAAGCAGGCCATGCAGCAGCAGGCCGAGGCCCTGGGCACCAGCCTGATCACCCAGACGGCCGCCTCGGCCACCGAGCTGCTGGTGTCCAACGACATCCTCAGCCTCAACGTGCTGCTGAACAACCTGGTGAAGAACCCGCTGGTGGCCCATGCGGCCATCTACAGCGTGGACAACCGCATCCTCGCCGAGGCCGGCGCGCGCCCGAGCAAGAGCATGCTCGGCGAAACCGAGGGCCTGTACTCGACGCCCATCACCTTCCAGGAGGTGATCGCCGGCCAGTTGCGCATCAGCCTGGACATGCGCCAGTTCCAGCAGCCGATGACCATCAGCCTGCAGAGCATGGGCATCCTCAGCCTGATCCTGCTGGCCCTGGCCCTGAGCCTGAGCCTGCGCCTGGGCCGGCATATCTCCACGCCGCTGCTGCAGCTGCGGGTCTGGCTGCGTGACCCGGACGACCCGGCCCCCGGAGCCGGGCGCCTGGACGAGATCGGCGACCTGGCGCGCCAGCTGCAGGCCCGCCTGGTGCCGGAGAAGCCAGAGCCTGAGCCCGCAGCCGACTACGACGAGATGGAGGCCGAAGACGACTTCGCCGAGCTGGCCGAGCCGCACGACGACGAGCCGGGCTTCGCGGTGCCGAACCTCAACGACGAGGCGCTCGACGCGTTCGACGAGCGCAACGACGCGGAAGGCGATCCCTTCGCCGAGTTGCGCGACGACGCTCCGCCGGCGCCTGCCGCGGCGCCGAGCGCGGCCCAAGCGAGTGCGGTACTGGCCATCCAGCTGGGCGCCCAGGAACAGCTGCGGCGCCTGCCGCGGGCCCGCCTGCTCGACCTGCTGCAGCGCTACCGCGACTGCCTGAGTCAGGCCGCGGCGCTCTATCAGGGCGAGCTGCACACCCTCGGCGACGGCAGCAGCCTGATGCTGTTCCACAGCCGGGACAACGATGACTACCTGAGCCACGCGCTGTGCTGCGGCGAGCTGATGCGCGCCCTCGGCCATGCCCTGCAGATCGAGGTCGCCGACAGCGGCATCACCCTGCAGCTACAGCTGGGGCTGACCCAGGGCGACGCCCTGCTCGACCTCAGCCAGGGCGATCTGCTGCTCAGCGAAACCGCCCAGAATGCCCTGGCCCTGTCCCAGCACAGCCGCAACCTGCTGCTGCTGGAGCGCCGCATCGCCGCCGACCCGCAGGTGCAACAGTGCAGTCGCATCCGCGCCATCGCCAGCCCGGACGGGGCCTGCTGCGTGGAGCGCCTGCTGGAGCCCTACCCTTCGCTGCTGGAGCGCCAGCTGGCGCGCATGCACGAGAGCCGCTGA
- a CDS encoding PqiC family protein — translation MTRARLPLTLLLTGLLGLAGCTAYQPVPLYQLDGGNAALPADQEGVAVLLGPVSIADYLQREALLQRQADGSLTAASDARWAGSLAADIDRQLLRQLAARLNSQRLATAPAAPGFSPQVQVLLSISRLDSGPQRPAVLEAHWRLLSGEGKLLDGRLVRLEETHQGSIADQVRAQSLVMRQLVEQVALAVQEYGNLAPAIAKEPRKKAPAAPARKPAPPKIPVAEPIRIEGEVFRF, via the coding sequence ATGACCCGAGCGCGTCTCCCCCTGACCCTGCTGCTGACTGGCCTGCTTGGCCTGGCCGGATGCACGGCCTACCAGCCGGTGCCCCTGTATCAGCTCGATGGCGGCAATGCCGCACTGCCGGCCGACCAGGAGGGCGTGGCGGTGCTGCTGGGGCCGGTGTCGATCGCCGATTACCTGCAGCGCGAGGCCCTGCTGCAGCGCCAGGCCGACGGCAGCCTGACGGCGGCCAGCGATGCGCGCTGGGCCGGCAGTCTGGCGGCGGATATCGACCGCCAGCTGTTGCGCCAGCTGGCCGCTCGACTGAACAGCCAGCGCCTGGCCACGGCGCCGGCGGCACCGGGCTTCAGCCCCCAGGTGCAGGTGCTTTTGAGCATCAGCCGGCTGGATTCCGGGCCGCAGCGCCCGGCCGTGCTCGAGGCCCACTGGCGCCTGCTGAGCGGCGAGGGCAAGCTGCTCGACGGCCGCCTGGTGCGACTCGAGGAGACCCACCAGGGCAGCATCGCCGACCAGGTCAGGGCGCAGAGCCTGGTCATGCGTCAGTTGGTCGAGCAGGTGGCGCTGGCGGTGCAGGAGTATGGCAATCTGGCCCCGGCCATCGCCAAGGAGCCGCGCAAGAAGGCGCCCGCCGCACCGGCGCGCAAGCCGGCGCCGCCGAAGATTCCGGTGGCCGAGCCGATCCGGATCGAGGGCGAGGTGTTCCGTTTCTGA
- the parC gene encoding DNA topoisomerase IV subunit A, with translation MSESLDLSLDGVERRSLADFTEQAYLNYSMYVIMDRALPHIGDGLKPVQRRIVYAMSELGLDADAKHKKSARTVGDVLGKFHPHGDSACYEAMVLMAQPFSYRYTLVDGQGNWGAPDDPKSFAAMRYTEARLSRYSEVLLSELGQGTVDWVPNFDGTLDEPATLPARLPNLLLNGTTGIAVGMATDVPPHNLREVAAACVRLLDQPDATVEQLCEHVQGPDFPTEAEVITPRADLLKIYETGRGSVRMRAVYRIEDGDIVVTALPHQVSGSKVLEQIAGQMQAKKLPMVADLRDESDHEHPCRIVIIPRSNRVDADELMTHLFATTDLESSYRVNTNVIGLDGKPQVKNLRQMLREWLEYRVNTVRRRLQFRLDKVEKRLHLLEGLLVAFLNLDEVIHIIRTEDQPKPVLMARFGLTDVQADYILDTRLRQLARLEEMKIRGEQDELAKERAKLLALLGSEAKLKKLVRQEILDDAEKYGDARRSPIVARAEARALSETELMPTEPVTVVMSEKGWVRCAKGHDVDATGLSYKAGDGFKAAAPGRSNQYAVFIDSTGRSYSLAAHSLPSARGQGEPLTGRLTPPPGASFECVLLPDDSALYVIASDAGYGFVVKGEDLQAKNKAGKALLSLPAGARVVSPKPLVSREEDWLAAVTTEGRLLLFKVADLPQLGKGKGNKIIGIPGERVASREEYLSDLAVLPAGATLVLQAGKRTLSLKADDLEHYKGERGRRGNKLPRGFQRVDGLLVEAQG, from the coding sequence ATGAGCGAATCCCTCGATCTGAGCCTGGATGGCGTTGAGCGCCGCTCGCTTGCCGACTTCACCGAGCAGGCCTACCTCAACTATTCGATGTACGTGATCATGGACCGCGCCCTGCCGCATATCGGCGACGGCCTGAAGCCGGTGCAGCGGCGCATCGTCTACGCCATGAGCGAGCTGGGCCTGGATGCCGACGCCAAGCACAAGAAGTCGGCGCGCACCGTCGGCGACGTGCTCGGCAAGTTCCACCCCCACGGCGACTCGGCCTGCTACGAGGCCATGGTGCTGATGGCGCAGCCGTTCAGCTACCGCTACACCCTGGTCGACGGCCAGGGCAACTGGGGCGCGCCGGACGATCCCAAGTCCTTCGCCGCCATGCGCTACACCGAGGCGCGCCTGTCGCGCTACTCCGAGGTGCTGCTGAGCGAATTGGGCCAGGGCACGGTGGACTGGGTGCCGAACTTCGACGGCACCCTCGACGAGCCGGCGACCCTGCCGGCGCGCCTGCCCAACCTGCTGCTCAACGGCACCACCGGCATCGCCGTGGGCATGGCCACCGACGTGCCGCCGCACAACCTGCGCGAGGTCGCCGCCGCCTGCGTGCGCCTGCTGGACCAGCCGGACGCCACGGTCGAGCAGCTGTGCGAGCACGTGCAGGGGCCGGACTTCCCCACCGAGGCGGAGGTCATCACCCCGCGCGCCGACCTGCTGAAGATCTACGAGACCGGCCGCGGCTCGGTGCGCATGCGTGCGGTGTACCGCATCGAGGACGGTGACATCGTGGTCACCGCCTTGCCGCACCAGGTGTCCGGCTCCAAGGTGCTGGAGCAGATCGCCGGGCAGATGCAGGCCAAGAAGCTGCCGATGGTCGCCGACCTGCGCGACGAGTCGGACCACGAGCACCCCTGCCGCATCGTCATCATCCCGCGTTCCAACCGGGTCGATGCCGACGAGCTGATGACCCACCTGTTCGCCACCACGGACCTGGAGTCCAGCTACCGGGTCAACACCAACGTCATCGGCCTGGACGGCAAGCCCCAGGTGAAGAACCTGCGGCAGATGCTGCGCGAGTGGCTGGAGTACCGGGTGAACACGGTGCGCCGGCGCCTGCAGTTCCGCCTGGACAAGGTGGAGAAGCGCCTGCACCTGTTGGAGGGCCTGCTGGTGGCCTTCCTCAACCTCGACGAGGTGATCCATATCATCCGCACCGAGGACCAACCCAAGCCGGTGCTGATGGCCCGCTTCGGCCTCACCGACGTGCAGGCCGACTACATCCTCGACACCCGCCTGCGCCAGCTGGCGCGCCTGGAGGAGATGAAGATCCGCGGCGAGCAGGATGAGCTGGCCAAGGAGCGTGCCAAGCTGCTGGCCCTGCTCGGCAGCGAGGCGAAGCTGAAGAAGCTGGTGCGCCAGGAGATCCTCGACGACGCCGAGAAGTACGGCGATGCGCGTCGCTCGCCGATCGTCGCCCGCGCCGAGGCCCGCGCCCTGTCGGAAACCGAGCTGATGCCGACCGAACCGGTCACCGTGGTCATGTCCGAGAAGGGCTGGGTGCGCTGCGCCAAGGGCCACGACGTCGACGCCACCGGCCTGTCCTACAAGGCCGGCGACGGCTTCAAGGCCGCCGCGCCGGGGCGCTCCAACCAGTACGCGGTATTCATCGATTCGACCGGGCGCAGCTATTCGCTGGCGGCGCACTCGCTGCCATCGGCGCGGGGCCAGGGCGAGCCGCTGACCGGGCGCCTGACGCCGCCGCCGGGGGCCAGCTTCGAATGCGTGCTGCTGCCGGACGACAGCGCGCTCTATGTGATCGCCTCCGACGCGGGCTATGGCTTCGTGGTCAAGGGCGAGGACCTGCAGGCCAAGAACAAGGCCGGCAAGGCCCTGCTCAGTCTGCCGGCCGGTGCCAGGGTGGTGTCGCCCAAGCCTCTGGTCAGCCGCGAGGAGGACTGGCTGGCGGCGGTGACCACCGAGGGCCGCCTCTTGTTGTTCAAGGTCGCCGATCTGCCGCAGCTGGGTAAGGGCAAGGGCAACAAGATCATCGGCATTCCCGGCGAACGGGTTGCCAGCCGCGAGGAATACCTCAGCGACCTGGCGGTGCTGCCGGCGGGGGCGACCCTGGTGTTGCAGGCGGGCAAGCGCACCCTGTCGCTCAAGGCCGACGATCTGGAGCACTACAAGGGCGAGCGCGGCCGGCGCGGAAACAAGCTGCCGCGCGGCTTTCAGCGGGTCGACGGGTTGCTGGTCGAGGCGCAGGGGTGA
- a CDS encoding retropepsin-like aspartic protease family protein, with amino-acid sequence MSTQAPGRRAGRVMLVLAWGAALLLATRFFGEWEESRRNPNRDPQSVHGSDYVEVRLASSRQGHYRAAGRINDEPVIFLLDTGATQVAVPVEVARRLGLSAGTAILISTANGRATAHRTRLASLRLGDIVLHDVEALIAPGMDGDEVLLGMSALKQLEFTQRDGTLMLRQSTLR; translated from the coding sequence GTGAGCACCCAGGCGCCGGGCCGTCGGGCGGGGCGGGTGATGCTGGTGCTGGCCTGGGGCGCCGCCCTGCTGCTGGCCACGCGCTTCTTCGGCGAGTGGGAGGAGTCCCGGCGCAACCCCAACCGCGACCCGCAGTCGGTGCATGGCAGCGACTATGTCGAGGTGCGCCTGGCCAGCAGTCGGCAGGGACATTACCGCGCCGCCGGGCGGATCAACGACGAGCCGGTGATCTTCCTCCTCGACACCGGCGCCACCCAGGTGGCGGTGCCCGTCGAGGTGGCCCGGCGCCTGGGGCTGAGTGCCGGCACGGCGATCCTGATCAGCACCGCCAATGGCCGCGCCACCGCCCACCGCACCCGGCTGGCCAGCCTGCGCCTCGGCGACATCGTCCTGCACGATGTCGAGGCGCTGATCGCCCCCGGCATGGACGGCGACGAAGTGCTGCTGGGCATGAGCGCCCTCAAACAACTCGAATTCACCCAGCGCGACGGCACCCTGATGCTGCGCCAATCAACCTTGCGATGA
- a CDS encoding esterase-like activity of phytase family protein → MRSLCALLLLASTALAETPLEELRLLGEHPVAGMAGGNLSGLALCNETLWAVSDREDDRLYRLDTEAAVWQAEAERFAAPHAPSTPLPWGLRMRTWVAGQVRGGGLDFEGLSCDAQGNRYLVSEAHAAVLRLSPMGEAQWLALPEAVVRQARASGMLLKFNALLEGIAVDPAGERLWLAAERQRRGLLVLHRQRSTWHCSGGCVLVSEGGREPGPAQLGDAARPRDFSGLAFHQEKLFTLERQAHRICRRQLSDGAVERCWSFAAEALAESRRYPPDYGQAEALWVDAEGAWVGLDNEGQVRADGEQRPIVWRFAAPQGGWGNRR, encoded by the coding sequence ATGCGCAGCCTCTGCGCCCTGTTGCTGCTGGCGAGCACGGCGTTGGCCGAGACTCCATTGGAAGAGCTGCGCCTGCTCGGCGAGCATCCGGTGGCGGGCATGGCCGGCGGCAACCTCTCGGGCCTGGCCCTCTGCAACGAGACGTTGTGGGCGGTGTCGGACCGCGAGGACGACCGCCTGTATCGCCTGGATACCGAGGCGGCGGTCTGGCAGGCCGAGGCCGAGCGTTTCGCCGCGCCCCATGCACCGTCCACGCCCTTGCCCTGGGGGCTGCGCATGCGCACTTGGGTCGCCGGCCAGGTGCGCGGCGGCGGTCTGGATTTCGAGGGGCTGTCCTGCGACGCCCAGGGCAATCGCTACCTGGTCAGCGAGGCGCACGCGGCGGTGCTGCGGCTCTCGCCCATGGGCGAGGCACAATGGCTGGCGCTGCCCGAGGCGGTGGTGCGCCAGGCCCGCGCCAGCGGCATGCTGCTGAAGTTCAATGCACTGCTGGAGGGTATCGCCGTCGATCCGGCCGGCGAGCGCCTGTGGCTGGCCGCCGAGCGTCAGCGCCGCGGCCTGCTGGTGCTGCACCGACAGCGCTCGACCTGGCACTGCAGCGGCGGCTGTGTCCTGGTCAGCGAGGGCGGCCGCGAACCAGGCCCCGCGCAGCTGGGCGATGCGGCGCGGCCCCGGGACTTTTCCGGCCTGGCCTTCCACCAGGAGAAGCTCTTCACCCTGGAGCGCCAGGCCCACCGCATCTGCCGGCGCCAGCTGAGCGACGGCGCGGTCGAGCGCTGCTGGTCCTTCGCCGCCGAGGCGCTGGCCGAGTCCCGTCGCTACCCGCCGGACTACGGTCAGGCCGAGGCCCTGTGGGTCGATGCCGAGGGGGCCTGGGTCGGTCTGGACAACGAAGGTCAGGTCCGGGCCGACGGCGAGCAGCGGCCGATCGTCTGGCGCTTCGCCGCGCCGCAGGGCGGCTGGGGCAATCGCCGGTGA
- the parE gene encoding DNA topoisomerase IV subunit B produces MAQQNAYNADAIEVLSGLDPVRKRPGMYTDTSRPNHLAQEVIDNSVDEALAGHAKSIQVILHEDNSLEVLDDGRGMPVDIHPEEGVPGVELILTKLHAGGKFSNKNYQFSGGLHGVGISVVNALSTRVEVRVKRDGSEYRMAFADGFKASDLEVVGSVGKRNTGTSVHFWPDAKYFDSFKFSVSRLKHVLKAKAVLCPGLAVSFEDKAAGERVEWLYEDGLRSYLVDAVSEFERLPAEPFCGSLAGNKEAVDWALLWLPEGGESVQESYVNLIPTAQGGTHVNGLRQGLLDAMREFCEFRNLLPRGVKLAPEDIWERIAFVLSMKMQDAQFSGQTKERLSSREAAAFVSGVVKDAFSLWLNAHPEFGQLLAELAISNANRRLKAGKKVERKKITQGPALPGKLADCAGQDPMRAELFLVEGDSAGGSAKQARDKEFQAIMPLRGKILNTWEVDGGEVLASQEVHDIAVAIGIDPGASDLSQLRYGKICILADADSDGLHIATLLCALFVRHFRALVDAGHVYVAMPPLYRIDLGKEVFYALDEAERDGILDRLVAEKRRGKPQVTRFKGLGEMNPPQLRETTMDPNTRRLVQLTLDDFEGTQEIMDMLLAKKRAGDRKSWLESKGNLAEVLL; encoded by the coding sequence ATGGCCCAGCAGAACGCCTATAACGCAGACGCCATCGAAGTCCTTTCCGGCCTGGACCCGGTGCGCAAGCGCCCGGGCATGTACACCGACACCAGCCGCCCCAACCACCTGGCCCAGGAGGTCATCGACAACAGCGTCGACGAGGCCCTGGCCGGCCACGCCAAGTCGATCCAGGTGATCCTGCACGAGGACAACTCCCTGGAGGTGCTCGACGACGGCCGCGGCATGCCGGTGGACATCCATCCCGAGGAGGGCGTGCCCGGGGTCGAGCTGATCCTCACCAAGCTGCACGCCGGCGGCAAGTTCTCCAACAAGAACTACCAGTTCTCTGGCGGCCTGCACGGGGTCGGCATCTCGGTGGTCAACGCCCTGTCGACCCGGGTCGAGGTGCGGGTCAAGCGCGACGGCAGCGAGTACCGCATGGCCTTCGCCGACGGCTTCAAGGCCAGCGACCTGGAGGTGGTCGGCAGCGTCGGCAAGCGCAACACCGGCACCAGCGTGCACTTCTGGCCGGACGCCAAGTACTTCGACTCCTTCAAGTTCTCCGTCAGCCGCCTCAAGCACGTGCTCAAGGCCAAGGCCGTGCTGTGCCCGGGGCTGGCGGTGAGTTTCGAGGACAAGGCAGCTGGCGAGCGCGTCGAGTGGCTGTACGAGGACGGCCTGCGCTCCTACCTGGTGGATGCGGTCAGCGAGTTCGAGCGCCTGCCCGCCGAACCCTTCTGCGGCAGCCTCGCCGGCAATAAGGAGGCGGTGGACTGGGCCCTGCTGTGGCTGCCGGAGGGCGGCGAGAGCGTGCAGGAGAGCTACGTCAACCTGATCCCCACCGCCCAGGGCGGCACCCACGTCAACGGCCTGCGCCAGGGCCTGCTGGACGCCATGCGCGAGTTCTGCGAGTTCCGCAACCTGCTGCCGCGCGGGGTCAAGCTGGCGCCGGAGGACATCTGGGAGCGCATCGCCTTCGTCCTGTCGATGAAGATGCAGGACGCGCAGTTTTCCGGGCAGACCAAGGAGCGCCTGTCCTCCCGCGAGGCGGCGGCCTTTGTCTCCGGTGTGGTCAAGGATGCCTTCAGCCTGTGGCTCAACGCCCACCCGGAGTTCGGCCAGCTGCTCGCCGAACTGGCGATCAGCAACGCCAATCGCCGCCTCAAGGCCGGCAAGAAGGTCGAGCGCAAGAAGATCACCCAGGGGCCGGCGCTGCCCGGCAAGCTGGCCGACTGCGCGGGCCAGGACCCCATGCGCGCCGAGCTGTTCCTGGTCGAGGGCGACTCGGCCGGCGGCAGCGCCAAGCAGGCGCGGGACAAGGAATTCCAGGCGATCATGCCGCTGCGCGGCAAGATCCTCAACACCTGGGAGGTGGACGGCGGCGAGGTGCTGGCCAGCCAGGAGGTGCACGACATCGCCGTGGCCATCGGCATCGACCCGGGCGCAAGCGACCTCTCCCAGCTGCGCTACGGCAAGATCTGCATCCTCGCCGACGCCGACTCCGACGGCCTGCACATCGCCACCCTGCTGTGCGCGCTGTTCGTCCGCCACTTCCGCGCCCTGGTGGATGCCGGCCACGTCTACGTGGCGATGCCGCCGCTGTACCGCATCGACCTGGGCAAGGAGGTGTTCTATGCCCTGGACGAGGCCGAGCGCGACGGCATCCTCGACCGCCTGGTGGCCGAGAAGCGCCGCGGCAAGCCCCAGGTCACCCGCTTCAAGGGCCTCGGCGAGATGAACCCGCCGCAGCTGCGCGAGACCACCATGGACCCGAACACGCGGCGCCTGGTGCAACTGACCCTGGACGACTTCGAGGGCACCCAGGAGATCATGGACATGCTGCTGGCGAAGAAGCGCGCCGGCGACCGCAAGTCCTGGCTGGAGTCCAAGGGCAACCTGGCCGAGGTGCTGCTCTGA
- a CDS encoding YqiA/YcfP family alpha/beta fold hydrolase — translation MPAASPSILYLHGLNSSPASLKASQLRRAMARMGLAERLRVPALHHHPRQAIGQLEGLIGELGRPVLVGSSLGGYYATHLAERHGLRALLVNPAVRPHLLFDGYLGPQKNYYSDETWELTAEHVTALAALEVPPPQDPARYQVWLQTADETLDYRQAQAYYRACALRIQAGGDHGFQGFAARLPMLFAFAGIPARFWRDIDFSAL, via the coding sequence ATGCCCGCAGCCAGCCCCAGTATCCTCTATCTCCATGGCCTCAACAGCTCGCCGGCCTCGCTGAAGGCCAGCCAGTTGCGGCGCGCCATGGCGCGCATGGGCCTGGCCGAGCGGTTGCGGGTGCCGGCCCTGCACCATCATCCACGCCAGGCCATCGGCCAGCTCGAAGGGCTGATCGGCGAGCTCGGTCGGCCCGTGCTGGTCGGCAGCTCCCTGGGCGGCTACTATGCGACCCACCTGGCCGAACGGCATGGCTTGCGCGCGCTGCTGGTCAATCCGGCGGTGCGTCCGCACCTGCTGTTCGACGGCTACCTGGGGCCGCAGAAGAACTACTACAGCGACGAGACCTGGGAGCTGACCGCCGAACACGTGACCGCCCTGGCCGCGCTGGAGGTGCCGCCACCGCAGGACCCCGCGCGTTATCAGGTATGGCTGCAGACCGCCGACGAAACCCTCGACTATCGCCAGGCCCAGGCCTATTACCGGGCCTGCGCCCTGCGCATCCAGGCCGGCGGCGACCATGGCTTCCAGGGCTTCGCCGCGCGCCTGCCGATGCTCTTCGCTTTCGCCGGTATTCCCGCCAGGTTCTGGCGCGATATCGACTTTTCCGCCCTTTAA
- the cpdA gene encoding 3',5'-cyclic-AMP phosphodiesterase codes for MPSVPTSAVDSSVLLVQLSDSHLFAEANGKLLGMDTQDSLQRVVEQLLREQPQIDLVLASGDLSQDGSEASYARFRQLTATIGAPARWLPGNHDDVPAMRRACGDGAQLEPVIDLGSWRIVLLDSSIPGAVPGYLDAEQLALLERALAEAPERHHLICLHHHPVPIGCAWMEPIGVRNPEALFAVLARHPQAKAVLWGHVHQEFDQLREGVRLLASPSTCVQFAPGSEDFQVDSSAPGYRWLRLHADGRLETGVSRVTGIRFEVDYSVKGY; via the coding sequence TTGCCGAGCGTGCCCACTTCCGCTGTTGATTCCTCGGTACTGCTGGTGCAGTTGTCCGACAGCCACCTGTTCGCCGAGGCGAACGGCAAGCTGCTGGGCATGGATACCCAGGACAGCCTGCAGCGGGTGGTCGAGCAGTTGCTGCGGGAGCAGCCGCAGATCGACCTGGTGCTGGCCAGCGGCGACCTCTCCCAGGACGGCAGCGAGGCGTCCTACGCCCGCTTCCGCCAGCTCACCGCGACGATCGGCGCACCGGCCCGCTGGCTGCCCGGCAATCACGACGACGTCCCGGCGATGCGCCGCGCCTGCGGGGACGGCGCGCAGCTGGAGCCGGTGATCGACCTGGGCAGCTGGCGCATCGTCCTGCTCGACTCCTCCATTCCCGGCGCGGTGCCCGGCTATCTCGACGCGGAGCAGCTGGCGCTGCTCGAGCGGGCCCTGGCCGAGGCGCCCGAGCGCCACCACCTGATCTGCCTGCACCACCACCCGGTGCCCATCGGCTGCGCCTGGATGGAACCGATCGGCGTGCGCAACCCCGAGGCGCTGTTCGCCGTGCTGGCGCGCCACCCGCAGGCCAAGGCCGTGCTCTGGGGGCATGTGCACCAGGAGTTCGATCAGCTGCGCGAGGGCGTGCGCCTGTTGGCCTCGCCCTCGACCTGCGTGCAGTTCGCCCCGGGCAGCGAAGACTTCCAGGTCGACAGCAGCGCGCCGGGCTACCGCTGGTTGCGCCTGCATGCCGACGGCCGCCTGGAGACCGGGGTGTCGCGGGTCACCGGCATTCGCTTCGAGGTGGACTACAGCGTCAAGGGCTATTGA
- a CDS encoding DUF1249 domain-containing protein, translated as MVVNLLRERYRVDLVELQAVCEANYARLMRLLPEMRSQAKARRVALSQGEHQLGILALEVLETCPYTSTLLVRQEHSLPWLPVPQLEVRVYHDARMAEVVSAESARRLRSIYPYPNAAMHQPDEKSQLNLFLGEWLSHCLACGHEPAPVF; from the coding sequence GTGGTCGTGAACCTGTTGCGCGAGCGCTACCGGGTCGACCTGGTGGAGTTGCAGGCGGTCTGCGAGGCCAACTACGCGCGGCTGATGCGCCTGCTGCCGGAGATGCGCAGCCAGGCGAAGGCCCGGCGGGTCGCCCTGAGCCAGGGCGAGCACCAGCTCGGCATTCTCGCCCTCGAGGTGCTGGAGACCTGCCCCTATACCAGTACCCTGCTGGTGCGTCAGGAGCACAGCCTGCCCTGGCTGCCGGTGCCGCAGCTGGAGGTGCGGGTCTACCACGACGCGCGCATGGCCGAGGTGGTCAGCGCCGAGAGCGCCCGGCGCTTGCGCAGTATCTATCCCTACCCCAATGCCGCCATGCACCAGCCGGACGAGAAGAGCCAGCTCAATCTGTTCCTCGGCGAATGGCTGAGCCACTGCCTGGCCTGTGGCCATGAGCCGGCGCCGGTGTTCTAG
- a CDS encoding NUDIX domain-containing protein, which translates to MQRDDVEILEREACFRGFYQLDRLQLRHRQFAGGMGPQLSRELFVRHDAVCVLPYDPQRDSVVLIEQFRVGALDKSASPWLLELVAGLIDKDEAPEEVARREAVEEAGVTLGSLWPISQYYPSPGGSDERVHLFIGRCDSEGVGGVHGLAEEGEDIRVHVWPLEDALDAVKDGRIDNAASIIALQWLALNRAEVRGLWS; encoded by the coding sequence ATGCAGCGAGACGATGTTGAAATACTCGAGCGCGAGGCCTGCTTTCGCGGCTTCTACCAGCTCGATCGCCTGCAGCTGCGCCATCGCCAGTTCGCCGGCGGCATGGGCCCGCAGCTCAGTCGCGAACTGTTCGTGCGCCATGATGCGGTGTGCGTGCTGCCCTACGACCCGCAGCGCGACAGCGTGGTGCTGATCGAGCAGTTCCGCGTCGGCGCCCTGGACAAGAGCGCCAGCCCCTGGCTGCTGGAACTGGTCGCCGGGTTGATCGACAAGGACGAGGCGCCGGAAGAAGTGGCCCGGCGCGAGGCCGTCGAGGAGGCCGGGGTGACGCTGGGCTCGCTGTGGCCGATCAGCCAGTACTACCCGTCGCCGGGCGGCTCGGACGAACGGGTGCACCTGTTCATCGGCCGCTGCGACAGCGAGGGTGTCGGTGGCGTGCATGGCCTGGCCGAGGAGGGCGAGGACATCCGTGTGCATGTCTGGCCGCTGGAGGATGCCCTGGATGCGGTGAAGGACGGGCGTATCGACAACGCGGCGAGCATCATCGCCCTGCAGTGGCTGGCGCTCAACCGCGCCGAGGTCAGGGGGTTGTGGTCGTGA